The Flavobacteriales bacterium genome contains the following window.
ATTCTCTCCCTTAGGAATAGGAAACAAATGGTTGAATTGACTTCCGTTTTTGATATGTCTTTTGCCTGTTTTCATAGCTTATAATTGAATAGTTGTTTTGTCATCTAATGGGAAATCTCCTATAGATGTAAATGCGTGTGATAAAGTTTCAATTGATACTTGAACCTTTTGAGTAGAATCTCCACTTTGTAGTCTTGATAAAATATCTGGACTAATCGTTACGATACTGAGCCATGGAACTAGGATTGATGTTATAATATTCCCAGTTTCACTAAAAGCGTTAATACTTATTCTTCCTTTTGAATCTTTAATAGAATCTGGAATTTCAACATTTTGCATAGTACTACTTGCAACCAACTTATCGTTAATTAATAGTTTTACTAGGGGTGGAGTGATCTTTAAATTCGCTCTGCTTGGGTTTTTAATGTTGTAGTTTAAAGTCACATTAATTCCCTGAGCCGATATTAGACCTCTTTTTCCACTTACGCTCACTATTGCTTTGTTGCTTGCTCTGGAAAGAGATAATAAATACCTTCCTCCGAAAAATACCCCAATGCCCAATGCTATGTATTTAATTGCTTTCATTTTTTTTGCTGTTCAAGTGTTGTTTCTATTTTGTCTCACGCAGTTTTTTTAGTTTTTTTTTAACTGAATGAATATGTTCATTCAGCTTGTTTGAGATAATTTGAACTTTCTCTCCTAACTTGGTCACTTTCTTTGCTGTCTCTTTAAAGTCTCCGTGAAAATCTTTAATGAAATAGAGACAAACTGCTACAAGAAGTGAGTTGATAATCAGTAATGCTTCCATAATATTTGTTTTTTGATTTATTCAAATTTGAGAATGTTCTATCGGCTTCATTTTCAAATCAGTGTGATAGCGGTTGAAAAGGTGTGCTTTAGTGTGAAAAGGTGTGCCTAATTCAAGAATACTTGATTAAAATCATGCTCAATTCGCATTACATTTTTCCTTTCAAGCAGGTTATTCATCTTGCGTAAGTGATCTGACACTTCTTTACTCAATCCAATTTCTATTCGCTTTAGAATGGCTTCGAATATTTGTCTTAATTTGGTTTCACAGACCTTATGTTCTTTAGCCATTTCTGCAAATGATTTCTCTTTTACTATTCTTTGAAGGAGTAATTTGATCTGTATATCTCTCAATTCTCCCCATAATTCTGGATCACTCTTTATCCAAAGAGCCAGAAAGATGTTTATGTCTTTTTTATCAATTTTCATCTTACTTAGTTTTTATGATTAGTAAATAATTGCCCATTATGGGCTTATCGAAATTGATTGAGGTATCTAATTACATGATCGGGATTCACTTGCCAGTATTCACAGTATTCGTAAATACTTAATCTGTTTCCAGTCTTACCAAGTGAATCTCTTATCGTTAGATGTTCTTTTCGAGCGGCATTAATAGCACACCCATTTAGGATCTGAATATCCTTTGGAGTGATGTAAAAGCTATTTTTTAACTCGGTCATTTTCGATTCGTTTCTTCAAATGTCCGAAGCAAAAAATACGGAGACGACAACCTAAGGGGGGTGCGTGGGGGGTACACGTGGGTGCTTTTATCAGAAAAAAGACGAGAAATAAGCTTTAAATGTTAAAAATTGTTTCGTTTAGTCGATTAATTGAACCTTTTCATAATTGGGTGTACCATTTTAATAGAAACTACGTTATCTAGTAGGGACATATAAGTCTATGATTATTATGGGAATAACACATTATACACCAACTGAGTTATTAGAACTCTATCCTGATGCCAAAAAAATAGGTTGGACACCTACGAAAGTTGGTATGATGTTTAGAAGTGGCTTATTAGTTGGTTTTATAAGTGGTAAGCATAACTCAGCAATGATTTTAGAAGAAAGTTTTATTGAGTTAATGAAATATACTAACCGTGTTAACCGTAGTAGAGATATAAACCTTGGTTAAGTATAAACACTTAAAAAGATATATGGATCAAAATAACTATTTAGATGATATGTTGCTGGATTTCAGTAACAATTCAATACCTTTAGAGAATAAAGAACAACTATTAAAAATGGAACTCTTGACAATCGAGCAGATATTTGAACAGTTCCCAGAGATAAGAACTAAGTTCAATTGGACAAAAGAAGACCTAGAGATGTTACTGGATAGTAACCTGCTTTTAGGCAAAATAGAAAAAGAAGAAGTGTATATTTCTAAATTAAGCCTTAAACAGCTTATTGAGTATAGAAATAACGTAAAATAGTAATACCTAATTTTAAAAGAATTCAGTTTAGAAATAAGCTGGATTTTTTTATGCCCTATTTTCTCTGAAACCCTTATAAACTCCATCTCATCCCATAACCACCCCATAACGTGTTCATAACAACATCATGTCATCCCATAACCACTTCATAATGTGTTTATCTTACTTTTTTTAATTAAATTCGCTTGTTAAATTATATATGAACAAAAAACTAGAACATAAACTCAAAGATAATTCTATCAAACCAACAGCAATGCGTCTGTTGGTATTAAAGTTTTTAACTGAACAAAATAAGGCTGTTTCTCTTCAAGATATTGAATTAGCATTTGAAAGGGCAGATAAAAGCACTCTCTTTAGAACTTTAAAAACTTTTGAGAGTAATAAAATTATACATAGCATAGAAGATGGTACAGGTCACTTAAAATATGCTTTATGTTTAGAAGGGTGTAGTTGTTCTCCAATAGATTTACATTATCATTTTCATTGTAATATATGTAAAGAAACATTTTGTTTAACAGAACTAAATGTCCCAACTATCGAATTGCCTAAAAACTTTGAGATGCAACAAGCAAATATGGTAATTAAAGGTATTTGCGGAACTTGTAAATAAACTTTGCAACTCACTTGCATCACTTTATATATATATTTGTTATGTGAGATTTTTTACATTCATATTAGCTTTATATACTTTGGTGTTATCAATAATGCCTTGTGGGGATGATATGGTAGTTTCAAACAATAATGAATATTCTATTTCTCATGTAGAAGATAGCTCTCACAATCATGATTCTGAGAGTGAGGATAATTGTTCTCCTTTTTGTATTTGTCAATGTTGTGGTTCGCCTATCAACCTTCCTCTAAATGATTTAATTTCTTCAAATAAAAAAGCTGAAAATTCTAATTTATACCCTAATTATATTTTTAATTATTCTTTTGATTTCAAAGGAGGGGTATGGCATCCGCCAAGCATAGGTTAAACAAAATCAATGGATAAGTGCGTCTTGTCAATTTTAGTTTTCAAGTTTAATTTATAAAACACATCATTATGTTTGATAAAATAATAGCTTATTCCGTAAGGAATAAGTTTATGATAGGGCTATTTATGGCTGCCCTTACAATTTGGGGTATTTTCTCCATTCGTCAATTGCCAATTGATGCAGTTCCTGACATCACGAATAATCAGGTTCAAATAATCACTATTTCTCCAACTCTTGCCACACAAGAAATAGAGCAATTTATTACTACCCCTGTAGAGCTTGCTTTACAAAACTTACAACAAGTAGAAGAGATTAGATCAACCTCTAGGTTTGGGCTTTCAACTATTACTGTTGTGTTTGAGGAAGGCTATGATATTTATCTTGCTAGACAATTGGTTGGAGAAAGAATTAAAGCAGCCCAAGAAGCTATACCAAATGGACTTGGAGTACCTGAAATGACTCCAATTTCTACAGGGTTGGGCGAGATTTATCAGTATGTCATTAGACCAGAGGAAGGTTTTGAAGATAAATATTCCCCAATGAAACTAAGAACAATTCAAGACTGGATTGTAAAAAGACAACTTTTAGGTATTGAAGGTGTTGCTGAAATAAATTCAATGGGAGGTTATTTAAAG
Protein-coding sequences here:
- a CDS encoding transcriptional repressor yields the protein MNKKLEHKLKDNSIKPTAMRLLVLKFLTEQNKAVSLQDIELAFERADKSTLFRTLKTFESNKIIHSIEDGTGHLKYALCLEGCSCSPIDLHYHFHCNICKETFCLTELNVPTIELPKNFEMQQANMVIKGICGTCK